The DNA region TGGATTCTGAGCATGCAGGTGGACATTCACATTAATTACCATCTATTTTGGGGTACATAATCCTCCTCACTCTTCTTTTTTAAACCATATATCTATTTtcattatgcaaattattttgttgtaCAATGTAGCTTGGATCGCTGCTATCCATGTATGGGTGTTACCAATACCATAATAGAATCAGCAGTGAAACTCATAATGAGAGGTTTGATGCTGAATATGGATCTGGGAGACCAtctatatatgctcaacattcCAGCACTTCAAATGCTATAAAATATTCCACGGCACCTCAAGAACCAAATAGAAAAGTTGCAGACTTCTGGGGCTatgtttttcaaataattttccagGTAAGCCTCAATGGACCATTTGGCTGCTGCTTTTTTCATTTCTCTACTTTCCACCATATTGCCAATGTTTACCCTTCTTTCTTGTCAACAGATGAATGCTGGAGCTGTAACGCTTACAGATTGTGTCTTTTGGTTTGTTCTTGTACCATATCTGACCATCAAAGGCTACAATTTGAATTTTGTAAGTATGAGCTGAACTATACTATATATTTGATGTAGGGGTTCTCTAATTTGATTATTCtagtgtattatatattatatgtatatattgtctTTTTATTGCAGTTGATCATAAACATGCATACAATCAATGTTGTTTTTCTGCTTGGTGACACTGCACTGAATTGCCTGGTAAGTTATGTTTCAATCAATTCCTTTGAGGCTTTAATTTGATGATTCATGAGCTAAACTAAAGTTTGTATTTTCAGCGGTTCCCTTGGTTTCGAATTGGATATTTCTTTCTGTGGACAGCTGTTTATGTCATTTTCCAGTGGGCTGTCCATGCCTGCATTGCAATTTGGTAAACTATTCTCATCTGTTATCTTTCCCATTCCCATTCATGTATGTtaattagtatagtagataatgGTGATGGATTTTAACTCTAAAAGATGTTATCTTTCCACACAGGTGGCCATACCCATTCCTTGATTTATCTTCTCCATTTTCTCCTTTATGGTATGCACTATTATTGGCTTTAATTTGCTCTTTTCAAACAAACCATGGTTAGTTTAATCAAGCTGTGATGAAAAATCATATCAGGTATTCATCGGTGGCGCTGATGCACATACCATGCTATGGCATTTTTGTTCTGGTAATCAAGCTCAAACACCATTTGCTATCCAAATGGTTTCCTCAGTCTTATCAGTGTGCAAGATGAAGAATGCATGTGCGATGAAGCTCACTCATTAATGTCCAACAGCGAGCGAGTTGCCAAATAGAATTCGCAGGGGAGAAACGCATCCCCTCCCTTTCAATTCTCTTTGGAGGAAagcaacattattattattatttcgtGCTTTGAGATCTTCATAGAGACAGAGGAGATGAATATGACTCTTTAATTAAGGAAACAGAAATGTAAAAGTGATTTGTAGTGGTAATAATATTTGCACCTCATAAGAAAAGAGGACAGTAAAGTTTTTGTTTGTAGGAATTATTAGGATATACATACAACACAAGAAGCAAAGTAAACAGTCTGTATTTACTATTTACATTTGAGGAGCTCAGCTGAGGGCATTctcaaaacaaatatatatatatatacatacatacaattaatttaatacccGGCCTGTTTTCTGGTTTTTTCTTTATGAACAGTGAAGTTCCACTTTGGTTTGGTAAGTAGGGGAAATATTCTCCAAACCGACAGAATACCTTCCTTCCTTCAAGGCAGTCCAAGTCCTCCTAGTCCGTCGTGGAAAGCAACTAGTCAAAACAAAGGTAAATGAAAGAGCATCTTGGAATATATATGACTGATTACTCACTTTCTTGGTGAAATGACTCATCAGCAGCATCTCTTTAACCCAtttatctctcttttttttttcttttttttctttttgcgaAATACCCAATTATCTTCTAAGTTGGGATGATACACATACACAGACACAGACACAGCTTGCTTATCCACCTTTTTTCAACCACAAGTCTGGAATCCTACACTGTCCTCTCTGTTCTTTTGCCTGGGCCGATCTGGCTCTTTCTTAGCTCATCGGACAAGTAATACGCGCGCACCGCTATGATgtgtgttgtgttgtgttgGGATTGCCTACACTCTAATCgactattattatatttatttatttataatcacATCATCAAAATGCATTGCACGCGCTTGGATAACTTGCAAAGCTTTTTTCACTTTGGTTTTAAGCTAAAAAGCACCATGTGGCTTGAATAAACAACCACAACCACATGTTTTATGGGAAACAACCATTGCTAAAAATGATTCCTTGTATGAAAATTTGGTATATCTAGCCTGCCTCTAGGGATGACAAAGAAAGTTCAAAAACAGAACTAAAACCAacctaacaaaaaataataataatacttgaGCTCCCAAAAGGACGGTGGAGGTAGagaattttggtattagaacaTTTTGTTAGTCCCTCGCCTTCCTCATCTTTTCATTTCCTCCTTCAGTATCTTGCCCTGCCGGATCTAATGAAATTGCCACAGCAAAGAAATGGATGGCATCAGTCAATCTTTTTGCCCAAATGACCTTCAAGCCTCTCAATTGCGGCACCAACTCCACTCTTCACTTCTTTGCTGTCATCAGTCTGGGGAAAAGCATCATATTTCCCTTCATTTGCTTTCTCTACAAGCTTCAGGTGAAGCCAACCTGAAGAAGAATATGCTTCAGTTACTAATTAACAGAATCACCCAAAAGGAACTAGGAAACTAAATTTGTGCCCAACAGTATATAACTCATTCTGCTTAACCAGATCATCTATGCATTCAAGGCGTACATGAATATTTTACTAACCATGTCTTAGCAAGCTAAATATTAGTAATCCATAAAGGTGACTTCTTGAATAAATGTAGTAAACACCTCCCTCAtcttttttcatttgtttctcAGATCAACCAAATTTGGTTTGGTTttacagaaaattaaaataaaaactaaaaagtggTAAGCAagtaactaagaaaattattcTATATCAAACAAAGCATAAACAACTTTGAAATCACAGTGTAGCAGATAAGCCATAAAGTGGCTTATATTTGTGCTTCATATATGCTTATTTTTGCTTAAATGTTAGGGGAAGTACGGTGGAACAATGCTTAATTTGGCGTGTTTTTGATTGAATGAAAGATTGGGCAAAGGCATAAACAAGAGCATTACTACTATAAGGATCAGAGTTATTGTGAAAAGAAACACTGCTTAAAAGAATAGGCAGCTAATGCTAATGATGAAACAAGTGTGACCAGAATTATTACCGAGAGGAAAGCAAACTACAGCACCCAAAGCAGAACCCAACATAACATTTCTTGCACGCCAATAGAGTGACCCTGGCACTGGAAATACAAAAGTAAAATGAGTTAAGATGAGGGAAAGCACAGAAAAGACATTTGATTCTAAGAACTTATTCTACTTACTAATTAGACCAAATGCTGCAGCAGTAGCAGATCCAGCTCCAACAACATTATATACATCATGCACCCCGCGTTTTTCAGCAAGAAGATTCTGCAAACCATAGAATGCAGCAGTGAACATCCCGAGGCGTACACCACCAACTATTGAGCCACGAGTGACTCGTATAAATCTTTTCTCCATAGCATCTCTCATCAGGCGATGCTGTTCACGCTTATCTGGTGTGCTTCCAAGCTTCAACATTACCTCTGCATCCTTGCTCTGTCAAAAGATGGAAATATGATCATAGTAGTCACAAATCATTGCAAGAAAAAGAGTTGACAAAAGATTTTCCCAGGATGCATACTTACAACAGAGGCAGCTGCCTCCTTGCTACCCCCATATAACATGCCAGCAAATACCCCAATAACAGTAGCAGTGCCCCAATTGACGGTTCCAGGCATTCTTGGCCTTctctgaccaaaaaaaaaaaagtatgatgCTTTAACATTACAAAATGAATGAACTCCATTCAGAGTTAAAGGAAAATCCAATCATCTTTTGTTCAATGTTAAAGAAATGAGCTACCCACTGTAGAGTTTTCAAAAGAGCGTTGACAAGTGACAACACATAAGTTGTACTCAGAACAATCAGTGATCTTGCACCAGCTTAAGGATGCAAGAGAAAAATAGATATATGCACTGCACGTGTAAAATCCACGAATCAAACAGTATCTCCTACCTTCAACGGGGATCTCACATCGTTAATTTCCAAAAAGACGCAACTTTTGCATTCAGCACTAGCAACCCATTAGAAaacttaattttatcaaatttccCTAAATTGAGCTCAGTATTCACAACAGAGTATGGAATTACTAGATtatggaaataaaaaaataaaaataaaaattagtgatGTAGATtgcaaaaatggaaaaagatGCGGAAGCTGCTAGTACAGATAgacaaatagagagagaaactcACATAATGGACGTCTGCTTCTTGGGATTTCTCGGGGGCATCCATAATCTAAAATGGTGAGTCAATTCGTTAAGAAGACGAAGCAAACTAGCGTATGAACACAGAGAACTACGAGAGAAGGAGAAAGCGATCGGGGTGGGACGGGAGGCACAGAGCAGCTGGCTCGCGAGACACCTAGGGGCAAGAGCTGCAATTCTGAAAAGCTCCCGGCCCGGCCGGCGTTCCACCAACTcctttctgttttcttttttcttctattCTCTCTTTGGGCTAAGATTTTAAAACATACACAAATTATACCAAACTAATGGGCCTGACTGACAATTTTAAGTTACCAGGCCGATGATgtaattatgctgtggacccaggtccaccttgcaaggtggacctgggtccaaaactaagtcgttttttttttttttttttttttttttactaaacatattgctgaatatagagttgtccaaaaatgtgtgaatgtagaggttttaaagtgtgaatgtagagtatagaaatcatgaatgtagatttatgattgtgtaaatgtagagttgcccagaaatgtgtgaatgtggaggtttcaaattatgaatatggagtatagaaatcgtgaatgtagagttatgcatgtgtgaatctgtaatagagttaagaagttctagcaacttgtagccctgtaatgtgtgaatgtggagttctcaagttgtgaatgtggagtatagNNNNNNNNNNNNNNNNNNNNNNNNNNNNNNNNNNNNNNNNNNNNNNNNNNNNNNNNNNNNNNNNNNNNNNNNNNNNNNNNNNNNNNNNNNNNNNNNNNNNNNNNNNNNNNNNNNNNNNNNNNNNNNNNNNNNNNNNNNNNNNNNNNNNNNNNNNNNNNNNNNNNNNNNNNNNNNNNNNNNNNNNNNNNNNNNNNNNNNNNNNNNNNNNNNNNNNNNNNNNNNNNNNNNNNNNNNNNNNNNNNNNNNNNNNNNNNNNNNNNNNNNNNNNNNNNNNNNNNNNNNNNNNNNNNNNNNNNNNNNNNNNNNNNNNNNNNNNNNNNNNNNNNNNNNNNNNNNNNNNNNNNNNNNNNNNNNNNNNNNNNNNNNNNNNNNNNNNNNNNNNNNNNNNNNNNNNNNNNNNNNNNNNNNNNNNNNNNNNNNNNNNNNNNNNNNNNNNNNNNNNNNNNNNNNNNNNNNNNNNNNNNNNNNNNNNNNNNNNNNNNNNNNNNNNNNNNNNNNNNNNNNNNNNNNNNNNNNNNNNNNNNNNNNNNNNNNNNNNNNNNNNNNNNNNNNNNNNNNNNNNNNNNNNNNNNNNNNNNNNNNNNNNNNNNNNNNNNNNNNNNNNNNNNNNNNNNNNNNNNNNNNNNNNNNNNNNNNNNNNNNNNNNNNNNNNNNNNNNNNNNNNNNNNNNNNNNNNNNNNNNNNNNNNNNNNNNNNNNNNNNNNNNNNNNNNNNNNNNNNNNNNNNNNNNNNNNNNNNNNNNNNNNNNNNNNNNNNNNNNNNNNNNNNNNNNNNNNNNNNNNNNNNNNNNNNNNNNNNNNNNNNNNNNNNNNNNNNNNNNNNNNNNNNNNNNNNNNNNNNNNNNNNNNNNNNNNNNNNNNNNNNNNNNNNNNNNNNNNNNNNNNNNNNNNNNNNNNNNNNNNNNNNNNNNNNNNNNNNNNNNNNNNNNNNNNNNNNNNNNNNNNNNNNNNNNNNNNNNNNNNNNNNNNNNNNNNNNNNNNNNNNNNNNNNNNNNNNNNNNNNNNNNNNNNNNNNNNNNNNNNNNNNNNNNNNNNNNNNNNNNNNNNNNNNNNNNNNNNNNNNNNNNNNNNNNNNNNNNNNNNNNNNNNNNNNNNNNNNNNNNNNNNNNNNNNNNNNNNNNNNNNNNNNNNNNNNNNNNNNNNNNNNNNNNNNNNNNNNNNNNNNNNNNNNNNNNNNNNNNNNNNNNNNNNNNNNNNNNNNNNNNNNNNNNNNNNNNNNNNNNNNNNNNNNNNNNNNNNNNNNNNNNNNNNNNNNNNNNNNNNNNNNNNNNNNNNNNNNNNNNNNNNNNNNNNNNNNNNNNNNNNNNNNNNNNNNNNNNNNNNNNNNNNNNNNNNNNNNNNNNNNNNNNNNNNNNNNNNNNNNNNNNNNNNNNNNNNNNNNNNNNNNNNNNNNNNNNNNNNNNNNNNNNNNNNNNNNNNNNNNNNNNNNNNNNNNNNNNNNNNNNNNNNNNNNNNNNNNNNNNNNNNNNNNNNNNNNNNNNNNNNNNNNNNNNNNNNNNNNNNNNNNNNNNNNNNNNNNNNNNNNNNNNNNNNNNNNNNNNNNNNNNNNNNNNNNNNNNNNNNNNNNNNNNNNNNNNNNNNNNNNNNNNNNNNNNNNNNNNNNNNNNNNNNNNNNNNNNNNNNNNNNNNNNNNNNNNNNNNNNNNNNNNNNNNNNNNNNNNNNNNNNNNNNNNNNNNNNNNNNNNNNNNNNNNNNNNNNNNNNNNNNNNNNNNNNNNNNNNNNNNNNNNNNNNNNNNNNNNNNNNNNNNNNNNNNNNNNNNNNNNNNNNNNNNNNNNNNNNNNNNNNNNNNNNNNNNNNNNNNNNNNNNNNNNNNNNNNNNNNNNNNNNNNNNNNNNNNNNNNNNNNNNNNNNNNNNNNNNNNNNNNNNNNNNNNNNNNNNNNNNNNNNNNNNNNNNNNNNNNNNNNNNNNNNNNNNNNNNNNNNNNNNNNNNNNNNNNNNNNNNNNNNNNNNNNNNNNNNNNNNNNNNNNNNNNNNNNNNNNNNNNNNNNNNNNNNNNNNNNNNNNNNNNNNNNNNNNNNNNNNNNNNNNNNNNNNNNNNNNNNNNNNNNNNNNNNNNNNNNNNNNNNNNNNNNNNNNNNNNNNNNNNNNNNNNNNNNNNNNNNNNNNNNNNNNNNNNNNNNNNNNNNNNNNNNNNNNNNNNNNNNNNNNNNNNNNNNNNNNNNNNNNNNNNNNNNNNNNNNNNNNNNNNNNNNNNNNNNNNNNNNNNNNNNNNNNNNNNNNNNNNNNNNNNNNNNNNNNNNNNNNNNNNNNNNNNNNNNNNNNNNNNNNNNNNNNNNNNNNNNNNNNNNNNNNNNNNNNNNNNNNNNNNNNNNNNNNNNNNNNNNNNNNNNNNNNNNNNNNNNNNNNNNNNNNNNNNNNNNNNNNNNNNNNNNNNNNNNNNNNNNNNNNNNNNNNNNNNNNNNNNNNNNNNNNNNNNNNNNNNNNNNNNNNNNNNNNNNNNNNNNNNNNNNNNNNNNNNNNNNNNNNNNNNNNNNNNNNNNNNNNNNNNNNNNNNNNNNNNNNNNNNNNNNNNNNNNNNNNNNNNNNNNNNNNNNNNNNNNNNNNNNNNNNNNNNNNNNNNNNNNNNNNNNNNNNNNNNNNNNNNNNNNNNNNNNNNNNNNNNNNNNNNNNNNNNNNNNNNNNNNNNNNNNNNNNNNNNNNNNNNNNNNNNNNNNNNNNNNNNNNNNNNNNNNNNNNNNNNNNNNNNNNNNNNNNNNNNNNNNNNNNNNNNNNNNNNNNNNNNNNNNNNNNNNNNNNNNNNNNNNNNNNNNNNNNNNNNNNNNNNNNNNNNNNNNNNNNNNNNNNNNNNNNNNNNNNNNNNNNNNNNNNNNNNNNNNNNNNNNNNNNNNNNNNNNNNNNNNNNNNNNNNNNNNNNNNNNNNNNNNNNNNNNNNNNNNNNNNNNNNNNNNNNNNNNNNNNNNNNNNNNNNNNNtaacttttaatcgaaatcaacaaattgttgtgccattaagggtaaaagtgtattttgataaagttataaatatatttataaataaaatcagataaaaaataggaaaaagaaacgttatttgcttgttctgcttcgctttttaagcaacaacttttaatcggaatcaataaaatattgtgCCATTAAGTATAAAATTGGCTATTGATAAatctctaaatacattaaacgttatttaccattaatggcacaacaatttgttgatttcgattaaaagttgtcgctcgggtgaccgaaaggactaaaagtgaaaaaaaaatcaaagtcaaggactaaaagtggcaaaaaaattaaagtcaaggactaaaagtggcaaaatgaaagtcgtgtacctaaattgacgaaaacactaaagtcataggaccaaaagtggaaaaaactcagaaaaaaaattaaacagagTGACTCATGCATCATTGTCTAAGCTAATTTAAGATAACCTCACATTCAAATATATGTGTGACactttaatattttcaataatattgATAATGCATACTACACAAAAGTGAATCAAAATTGACCATCTAAACATAGTTTCAATCACACAATTTATCAAATTTGACTTGAGcaagttatttataaaaaaaatccattgacatttttattatacagaAAAAAAACTTTAATGGATCAATGGATCGTACCTTATAAAATTTACAACCACACAATATAAGTCACATAACTTGGGAGGTAATATgagatggcaaattattgtgtggaccatggtccacatagctgtgtggccataaatataaggtacattatttttgtacttaaagtacattattttatagtaccaTAAactaatgtattttcagtacaaaaataatgtaccctaaaataatgtactttcagtacaaaaataatgtacttttagtatattaaaaatgtactttttatttatggtcaatgcaataatgattgatatgaGATATAATAGACCAATTCAAGGAAGGCCCAAACTTTTGATGGGCTACCCTTATCTGAAACGAAGTGGCCATTTGCTaaagcttaattaattaattagtNactaattaattaattaagctttAGCAAATGGCCACTTCGTTTCAGATAAGGGTAGCCCATCAAAAGTTTGGGCCTTCCTTGAATTGGTCTATTATATCtcatatcaatcattattgcattgaccataaataaaaagtacatttttaatatactaaaagtacattatttttgtactgaaagtacattattttagggtacattatttttgtactgaaaatacattagtTTAtggtactataaaataatgtactttaagtacaaaaataatgtaccttatatttatggccacacagctatgtggaccatggtccacacaataatttgccatctcATATTACCTCCCAAGTTATGTGACTTATATTGTGTGGTTGTAAATTTTATAAGGTACGATCCATTGATCCATTAAAGTTTTTTTtctgtataataaaaatgtcaatggattttttttataaataacttgCTCAAGTCAAATTTGATAAATTGTGTGATTGAAACTATGTTTAGATGGTCAATTTTGATTCACTTTTGTGTAGTATGCATTATcaatattattgaaaatattaaagtGTCACACATATATTTGAATGTGAGGTTATCTTAAATTAGCTTAGACAATGATGCATGAGTCActctgtttaattttttttctgagttttttccacttttggtcctatgactttagtgttttcgtcaatttaggtacacgactttcattttgccacttttagtccttgactttaatttttttgccacttttagtccttgactttgatttttttttcacttttagtcctttcggtcacccgagcgacaacttttaatcgaaatcaacaaattgttgtgccattaagggtaaaagtgtattttgataaagttataaatatatttataaataaaatcagataaaaaataggaaaaagaaacgttatttgcttgttctgcttcgctttttaagcaacaacttttaatcggaatcaataaaatat from Ipomoea triloba cultivar NCNSP0323 chromosome 6, ASM357664v1 includes:
- the LOC116023227 gene encoding uncharacterized protein LOC116023227 isoform X1, coding for MDAPEKSQEADVHYRRPRMPGTVNWGTATVIGVFAGMLYGGSKEAAASVSKDAEVMLKLGSTPDKREQHRLMRDAMEKRFIRVTRGSIVGGVRLGMFTAAFYGLQNLLAEKRGVHDVYNVVGAGSATAAAFGLIMPGSLYWRARNVMLGSALGAVVCFPLGWLHLKLVEKANEGKYDAFPQTDDSKEVKSGVGAAIERLEGHLGKKID
- the LOC116023227 gene encoding uncharacterized protein LOC116023227 isoform X2, which produces MPPRNPKKQTSIMPRMPGTVNWGTATVIGVFAGMLYGGSKEAAASVSKDAEVMLKLGSTPDKREQHRLMRDAMEKRFIRVTRGSIVGGVRLGMFTAAFYGLQNLLAEKRGVHDVYNVVGAGSATAAAFGLIMPGSLYWRARNVMLGSALGAVVCFPLGWLHLKLVEKANEGKYDAFPQTDDSKEVKSGVGAAIERLEGHLGKKID
- the LOC116023226 gene encoding uncharacterized protein LOC116023226, with protein sequence MSFFTGSPKSTWQPVTTGDTTTSSYWLNWRVLLCCFWILMSMVFASILITKYEGPRGAKSGSRDRQQQDSPGPGMLYEDEVWRPCLKNVHPGWLLGYRIFAFLVLLLMLILNVTVDGGLIFYFYTQWTFTLITIYFGLGSLLSMYGCYQYHNRISSETHNERFDAEYGSGRPSIYAQHSSTSNAIKYSTAPQEPNRKVADFWGYVFQIIFQMNAGAVTLTDCVFWFVLVPYLTIKGYNLNFLIINMHTINVVFLLGDTALNCLRFPWFRIGYFFLWTAVYVIFQWAVHACIAIWWPYPFLDLSSPFSPLWYSSVALMHIPCYGIFVLVIKLKHHLLSKWFPQSYQCAR